Proteins co-encoded in one Ralstonia sp. RRA genomic window:
- a CDS encoding BolA family transcriptional regulator, with protein MAADPREIERLLREAFQPAHLVVEDDSAKHAGHAGAASGGGHYNVDIVSAAFAGKSRVARHRMVYDALRTLWPTAIHALAIRAVTPEENV; from the coding sequence ATGGCCGCAGACCCGCGCGAAATCGAGCGCCTGTTGCGCGAAGCCTTTCAGCCTGCCCACCTCGTCGTTGAAGACGACAGCGCCAAGCACGCCGGCCACGCCGGGGCAGCCTCTGGCGGCGGGCATTACAACGTCGACATCGTCAGCGCGGCCTTTGCCGGCAAGAGCCGCGTGGCGCGTCATCGCATGGTGTATGATGCGCTGCGCACGCTGTGGCCCACCGCCATTCATGCCCTGGCGATCCGCGCGGTCACACCCGAAGAAAACGTCTGA